Sequence from the Nocardioides exalbidus genome:
TCCGGCGAGAACGTCCGCGACTGGATCCACGCCGACGACCACTCCTCGGCCGTGCTCACGATCCTCACCAAGGGCGAGATCGGCGAGACCTACCTGATCGGCGCCGACGGCGAGAAGAACAACCTCGAGGTCGTCCGCCTGATCCTCACGCTGATGGGCAAGGGCGCCGACGAGTTCGACCACGTCACCGACCGCGCCGGCCACGACCTGCGCTACGCCATCGAGTCCGGCAAGCTGCGCCAGGAGCTCGGCTGGCAGCCGCAGTTCCAGGACTTCGAGTCCGGCCTGGCCAACACCATCGCGTGGTACCAGGAGCACGAGGACTGGTGGCGCCCCCACAAGGACGCGACCGAGGCGAAGTACGCGCAGAAGGGCCAGTGATGGCCGAGCTCGCCGTCGAGAAGACCCCGATCCCGGGCCTGCTCGTCGTCCGGATGCCCCTGCACGGGGACGCCCGCGGCTGGTTCAAGGAGAACTGGCAGCGGGAGAAGATGGTCGCCCTGGGCCTGCCCGACTTCGGCCCCGTGCAGAACAACATCTCGTTCAACGCCTCGAGGGGCGCGACCCGCGGCATCCACACCGAGCCGTGGGACAAGTTCGTCTCGCTGGCGACCGGCCGGATCTTCGGCGCGTGGGTCGACATGCGCGAGGGCGAGTCATTCGGCACGACCTTCTCGATCGAGGTCGACCCGTCGGTGGCCGTCTTCGTGCCGCGCGGCGTGGGCAACTCCTACCAGGCGCTCGAGGACGGCACCGCCTACACCTACCTCGTCAACGACCACTGGCGTCCCGGCGTGGCCTACCCCGCGCTGCACCTCGGTGACGAGACCGCCGCGATCCCGTGGCCGATCCCGCTCGACGAGGCGGAGATCTCCGAGAAGGACCACCGCAACCCGCGCCTGGCCGACGTCGTGCCGATGAAGCCGAAGAAGACGCTCGTCGTGGGCGCCCTCGGCCAGCTCGGCCGCGCGCTCCACGCCGAGCACCCCGACGCCGACCGCGTCGACCTCTTCGCAGGCGACGGCGTCACCTCGCTCGACCTGACCGACGCAGCCGCCGTCGACGCGTGGCCGTGGCACGACTACGCCCTCGTGCTCAACGCAGCGGCCTACACCGCCGTCGACGCCGCGGAGACCACCGAGGGCCGGGTGGCGGCCTGGGCCGCCAACGCCTCCGCTCCCGCGACGCTGGCGCGGCTCGCGCGCGTGCACGGGTTCACGCTCGTGCACGTCTCGTCGGAGTACGTCTTCGACGGCACCGCCGCGCTCGACCCCGGCCACACCGAGGACGAGCCCCTCTCCCCGCTCGGGGTCTACGCCCAGTCCAAGGCCGCCGGCGACGTCGCCGTCGGGCTCGCCCCGCGCCACTACCTGATCCGCACCAGCTGGGTGATCGGCGACGGCAAGAACTTCGTGCGCACCATGCAGGCGCTCGCCGAGAAGGGCGTCTCGCCCAGCGTCGTCGACGACCAGGTCGGCCGGCTGACCTTCACCGAGGAGCTCGTCCGCGGGATCAGCCACCTGATCTCGACCGGCGCCCCCTATGGCACCTACAACCTCTCCAACGGCGGCCCGGCCATGTCGTGGCAGGAGATCGCCCAGGCGGTCTTCGAGCGCTCCGGCCGCAGTGCCGACGACGTCACCGGCACGACCACGGCGGCCTACGCCGAGGGCGTGCTGGCGCAGGGCAACCTGTTCGCCCCGCGCCCGCTCAGCTCGGCGATGTCGCTGGAGAAGATCCGCGCCACCGGGTTCGAGCCCGAGGACGCGATCGCCGCGCTCGACCGCTACCTGGGCTGACGCCTCGGTCCCACCGGGCAGGTCAGCCTCGACCCGAGCCGATCTCACCGGACGCGATCGCGAACTTGATTGATGTCAATCAAGTTCGCGATTCGGTGTCCCTGTGGAGGAGATCGGCGAGAGGGTGCCTCGAGCTGGTGTGCTGTCGTGGTGGGCGACGACCTCGATGACGCGGACCAGCACGGTGACCCCTTCGGCATGCGATTCGGCCCGATGTTCGCCCCCGGGAGGCCAGCGCGATCGGAGCGGGCGACCGATCTGGCGATCCCGGTGCTGCACGCGGGCGGCTGGTCCGGGCTGACGCTGCGCACCATGGCTCGCGCCGCCAACACGACCCCGCAGGCCGTGGCCGCATGGTTCCCGTCGGTCGGTCGCATGCGTCTGGCGATCGCTGAGCGGTACGGGAAGCGGTGGATCCGCGAGCGCGGGGCAGCTGCCCGCCGTCAGCTCCGGGCGATCGACACCGACGACGAGTGTCGAGTCGTTCAGGTGGCACGCGCGCTCGCGACTCGAAATCGCGCGGAACGCGCCTTCGACGGCATCTGGTTGACCATCGTCGAGGCGAGCCGATGGGACCTCGCCATTCGATCCGTCGTGGCGCCCGTCCTCGCACGTGAGCGTGACTTGGTCACCGGCCTGCTCGTGGAGCTGGGCGAACCGGAGCCTAGCGAGAGCGACGTCGAGCTCGCGCTGGCGTTGGTGCGGGGGCAGCGGTTCAGCGTCGCGGCGAGGTGACCTCGCGCAGCGCGGGCCGCACGTCGGCGAGGTAGACCAGGGCGGCGATGAGGAAGACCAGGTTGATGATCCCGATCGGCGAGCCGATCAGCACGAGCTGGGCGGCGAAGCCGAGGCCGGTGATCACGCACCACGCCTGCTTGGTGAGCTTGCCGGCCGCTTCGTAGGCCTCCGCGGAGAAGGTCATCGCGTTGACGAATGCGAAGCCCTTGATCGCGAGTGCGACGACGAGCACGGCGAGCATCAGCCAGCTCTGGAAGATCCACGGTTCCACAGGGACAGACTAGGCGAAGATGCGAAGGGCCCCCGTCCACCGGACGGAGGCCCTCCTCCTCAGAACAACGAGAGCTGACCCGGGTCAGCCTCGGCGGCTCTTCAGTCGCCGACCTTCACGGCTGCGTCGACGACGGCCTGGGCGGCGTTGGTCGCCGTCTTCTTCGCGGCGGTGGCGGTGGCCTTGGCGCTGCTCTGGGCGGTCGCGGTCTTCTTCGCGGCGCTCTTGCGCGCGGTCGTGGCGGCGGCCTTCTTGCCGGCGGCCTTCTGGGTCGCCTTCTTGGCGGTCGGCCGGGGCTTCGGGGCGACCTTCGTGGCGGAGGTCCGGTCAGCGGCCGTGGCGGTGGCGTCCGCGGCCTTCTTGGCCTGGGTCGCGGTGGTCTTGGCCTTGGTGACCGTGGTCTTCGCGGACTCCCGGGCGGCGGCGGTCGACTCCTGGCGACGGATCCGGCCCACGAGGGACTCGCCGCGCTTGACGAGGTCGGCGTAGGCAGCGTTCGCGGCCGCGACGTTGTCGTCGACCAGCGAGGAGACCTTGCCGGGGTAGGTCTGGAGCTCGGCGACGCGGGCCTCGACGGCGGCGCGACGCGCCTGGGCGTCCTTGGCGAGGGCGTCGACCCGGGCGTTGACGACGGCCTTCGGGTCGGCAGCGGTGCGCGTGGCACGCTTCTGCACGGCCGCGACGCGCTTCTGCACGTCGGCGACGGCCTCACGGACGGCGCCGACAGCGAGGTCGGTCACGCCGACACCGGCGAGGACGGGCTTGAGTGCCTGGTTCTTCAGGTCAGCGGTCTTGATGTCGAACTTGGCGGTGGCCATGTCGTTCTCCTTGGTTGGGTGCTGCTGGTCGGATGTGCTGGTCATGCAGGGTCGGCGGGTCGGGCGTCGCGCTCGTTGAGGGCAAGGAAGGACGCGTAGACGTCGAGCAGCGAGTGCTTCTGCCGCTCGGTGAGAGCGGCGTCCGCGAGGATCGCGAGCTCGACACCTCCCGCCTCGGCGGTGTCCGGGTGGACGATGCCGGCGCGCACGTAGAGCTGCTCGGCGGAGACCCGCAGGGCGCGGGCGAGCTGCTGGAGCACCTCGGCCGACGGCTTGCGGAGCCCACGCTCGATCTGGCTCAGGTAGGGGTTGCTGACCCCGACCTGGTCGGCGAGCTGGCGCAGCGACAGCTGGGCAGCGAGCCGCTGCTCCTTGAGGTAGTCGCCGAGCTCGCCGATCTTCTCCTTGACCATGCCTCCAGTGTGCTAACACGAGTTAGCAATTTGCAAACAATGGGACGGTGACGGTCGTCACGAAGCCAGCAGGAACTGGCCGGAAGGCGCTAGCTAGAAGGCAGCACGGATCTCGCCGACGGGCTTCCCGCCACCGAGCAGCTCGAGTCGTCCTGTGCCCTCGACGGCGTCCGCGTCGACGCCGTCCTCGGCCAGGACGCCCGAGCGGCGCAGGGCCTCTGCCATCAGAACGGGACGCACCCGGGGCGCGCCGTCGTCGGTCTTGAGCGCCCACGCGCGGCCGTCCGGGAGCGCGACGGCGTAGACCGACTCGGCACCGGCCTTCCCGATCAGGCCCGGGACCGCCCGGTGCAGGGTGAGCTCGTCGCGCGTGGTCCCGCTGACGAACTCCGGGTGACGGCGGATCGCCTCGGCGATCCGCTGCTCGGGACCCCCGGTGGCCGTGGCGAGCGCGGAGAACGCGCGGGCCAGCCCGGTCAGGGAGGCCGACAGGAGCGGCGCCCCGCAGCCGTCGATCGCCACCGTGGCGGGCTCCCCGGTCAGGCGCTCGAAGGTCTCGACGATGGCCACCTGGAGCGGGTGGTCGACCTCGAGGTAGGTCTCGGTGTCCCAGCCCCGGGCCACGCAGGTGGCGAGCATCGCGGCGTGCTTGCCCGAGCAGTTCATCAGGATCGGCGACTTCTGCCCGCCGGCCCGGATCACGGCCTCGCGCGCGGTGTCGTCGAGCGGGTAGTCGGGCGGCGTCCGGAGGGCGGACTCGTCGAGACCGGCCGACGCCAGCGTCCGGCGTACGCCGTCGACGTGGAACGGCTCGCCGGAGTGCGAGGCGCAGGCCAGCGCCAGCAGGTCGTCCGGCAGGTCGAGGCCGAGCTCCACCATCGCCAGCGCCTGGATCGGCTTGTTGCTCGAGCGCGGCAGCACCGGCGCGGCGACCTCGCCCACGGACCAGTCGACCGAGCCGTCGGGGGCCAGGGCGACGATCGAGCCGTAGTGATGCCCCTCCACGAAGCCGGAGCGGACGATCTCCGCCACGACGGGGAGACCAGGGACGGGCAGACCAGCGACGGACGGACCAGCAGACATGGGCGGCAGGCTATCGGCCACGTCCTTCCCCTCAGCGCCGCGTCCTTCCCATCGGCACAGTGAGAGGATGCGCGGGTGATCCAGCACTGCCCCACGCCGACCGAGCTCGACGACCTGGAGCTCCTGGTCTCCGGTGCCTACGCCCCCCTCGACCGCTTCAACGCACCGGGGAGCGTGGTCACCCTCGACCTCCCCGACGGCGCCGCCGAGGCCGAGCTCGTCGACCCCGAGGGCCTCCCGCTGGCGCGGGTCGCGGCCGACGGCACGTTGGAGCCGCTGACGCATGCGCAGTACGGCCCCTTCCGCCGCCTGCACCTCACGCCGGCGCAGGCCCGGGAGCAGCACGCAGGTGCCACCTTCGTCCCGGTCGTCGACGCGCTCACCGAGGCCGACCTCGACGAGCTGCGCGGACTCGGTCGGGTGGTGCTCGTCGCGCTGGTGGGCACCGGCACCTCCGAGCTCTCCCCGGTGGCGCTGGTGCGCGCCACCCTCGCCGCG
This genomic interval carries:
- a CDS encoding DUF2516 family protein, yielding MEPWIFQSWLMLAVLVVALAIKGFAFVNAMTFSAEAYEAAGKLTKQAWCVITGLGFAAQLVLIGSPIGIINLVFLIAALVYLADVRPALREVTSPRR
- a CDS encoding helix-turn-helix domain-containing protein, producing the protein MVKEKIGELGDYLKEQRLAAQLSLRQLADQVGVSNPYLSQIERGLRKPSAEVLQQLARALRVSAEQLYVRAGIVHPDTAEAGGVELAILADAALTERQKHSLLDVYASFLALNERDARPADPA
- a CDS encoding sugar nucleotide-binding protein, with protein sequence MAELAVEKTPIPGLLVVRMPLHGDARGWFKENWQREKMVALGLPDFGPVQNNISFNASRGATRGIHTEPWDKFVSLATGRIFGAWVDMREGESFGTTFSIEVDPSVAVFVPRGVGNSYQALEDGTAYTYLVNDHWRPGVAYPALHLGDETAAIPWPIPLDEAEISEKDHRNPRLADVVPMKPKKTLVVGALGQLGRALHAEHPDADRVDLFAGDGVTSLDLTDAAAVDAWPWHDYALVLNAAAYTAVDAAETTEGRVAAWAANASAPATLARLARVHGFTLVHVSSEYVFDGTAALDPGHTEDEPLSPLGVYAQSKAAGDVAVGLAPRHYLIRTSWVIGDGKNFVRTMQALAEKGVSPSVVDDQVGRLTFTEELVRGISHLISTGAPYGTYNLSNGGPAMSWQEIAQAVFERSGRSADDVTGTTTAAYAEGVLAQGNLFAPRPLSSAMSLEKIRATGFEPEDAIAALDRYLG
- a CDS encoding asparaginase, which gives rise to MSAGPSVAGLPVPGLPVVAEIVRSGFVEGHHYGSIVALAPDGSVDWSVGEVAAPVLPRSSNKPIQALAMVELGLDLPDDLLALACASHSGEPFHVDGVRRTLASAGLDESALRTPPDYPLDDTAREAVIRAGGQKSPILMNCSGKHAAMLATCVARGWDTETYLEVDHPLQVAIVETFERLTGEPATVAIDGCGAPLLSASLTGLARAFSALATATGGPEQRIAEAIRRHPEFVSGTTRDELTLHRAVPGLIGKAGAESVYAVALPDGRAWALKTDDGAPRVRPVLMAEALRRSGVLAEDGVDADAVEGTGRLELLGGGKPVGEIRAAF